The Cyclobacteriaceae bacterium DNA segment GCCCGTGGTGGCGCGTATGGCAATGGACTTCCCTCATCTTGTTGATGGACTCGTATTGGTTGCTCCTTCCATTGATCCGGACCTGGAGCCTAATGAAATGTGGTTCAGGGCCCCGTTGGCTACACCCTTTTTAAGTTGGGTGCTTCCGCGATCCTTTCGTGCTTCCAATGAAGAGATATACCACCTGAAACCACAATTGGAAGAACTTAAATCGCAGTGGAAAAAGATATCCTGTCCGGTAACGGTTGTTCAAGGTGGTAAAGATTCTTTTGTACCCGCAGGCAATGCCAATTTTGCGCAAACTGAATTGATTAACGCAAATGTTACAGTGGTACTGGAAGCCAACGCTAATCATTTTATACCGTGGAACCGCCCAGAACTAATCCGGCAGGCCATCCTGGAATTTCTTCCTGATAAGCCTGCCGGAATGTATTCAAATGAGTAATTGAACTATTTACTTGCCATAAAGTTTTTTCGACTCTGCTTCAAACTTATCGCCTGCCTTCCAGGTAGGAGCAGCAGGGTTATTGGCTAGTAAAATGTTTGCATACACATACGCCCTGAAATATTTCACCAGGTAGTTAAAGTCGAGCGAACCTACTTCATCAGCAGGTTGATGGTAATACTTCATCAAATCTGCATCGAATGCTTTGGTGCCGGGTGCAAATGTGATGGCTG contains these protein-coding regions:
- a CDS encoding alpha/beta hydrolase, with translation MTFRMSQKELQHFLDTKTINGSHHFYTTESRTLHYAQAGDTTKPLMLFVHGSPGSLSAFTHFLTDSVLTSHALLITADRPGFGHAGLGVAEPSLEQQAKMLKPILEKHKNNRPIVLIGHSLGGPVVARMAMDFPHLVDGLVLVAPSIDPDLEPNEMWFRAPLATPFLSWVLPRSFRASNEEIYHLKPQLEELKSQWKKISCPVTVVQGGKDSFVPAGNANFAQTELINANVTVVLEANANHFIPWNRPELIRQAILEFLPDKPAGMYSNE